GGTGCCGCTGGTCTATCCGCCTCAGTACCAGGCGGTCATCATAAGCCGGCGCAGCCCCGGGGAGAACATCTACGCCGGATATTTCCCGGAGGATCTGGTCACAGAAGACCAGTCCCTGGCGCTCAACATCGGCACCTCCACGGAAGTCGTCACCGCCAACGGCCAGACCTTCCACTGTAATCCCGGCGGCCATATGCTGATCGTCTACTATTCCTCCACCACCCGCAGTCTGCCGCCTCAGACCACGCCACGCAAAGTCATCGTACTTTGTTAAAAAATTAATTGAGGACGTAGCCTTTTTGCAAAAGGCTACGTCCTTAATTGCATTTAACCCTGTACCTTTTTGACAAATGCCAGGGCCAGGCAGTTCTCTCCCACGTGGGTTCCGATCACGCCACCCACCGGCCAGAGCGGGCATTCTGCCAGGTGATACCGCTCCTGTACTTCCTGGCGGAACTTTTCGCCGCTTTCTCTGTCATAGGTATAACCGGTCACTACCGGCCACTCTTCGTCGATCTCGCAGGCCTCGTATTCCCGGAAGAGGTAATCCTTGCCCTTGCGCATGCCACGGGCCACTCCCAGCTTCACCAGGATCCCGTCTTTGAGCTCGATCACCGGCTTGATCTTCAGCACGTTCCCCAGCACGTCGAATCCCGGCGGGATCCTCCCTCCTTTCCGCAGATAGGTCAGTGTGTCCAGGACGCCGCAGACCACCATCCGGTCTCTCACGTCCTCGATCTTCTCTGCGATCTCTTCCGCGCCAACTCCCTGAGCCCGCTGCCGGACCGCGTACTCCACCAGCATCTGCTGCGGGATGATGGCCTGTCTGGTATCCACGATGAAGATACGGTCGTACCCGCACATGTCTTTGGCAAGACGGGCCGCGTTGATGGTGCCGCTAAGGCCTGAAGAAAGGGTCAGCACCAGAACGTCCTCCCCCTTCTCCTTTGCTTCATTGTATTCTTTCAGATAAAGCTCCGGCGAAGGCTGGCTGGTGGTGGGAAGTTCCTTCTCCTCAGCCAGACGCCGGAAAAACCGATGGAAATCTTCCTCGCTCTCCATCGGCATCTCTGTCTCTCCAAATTTGATAGAAATCGGAACCACAATCACATCCAGCTCTTCCGCCCTCTGTCTGGTGATATCCGAAGCTGTGTCCGTAATGATCCTGATCTGTCCCATGTTCCGCCCTCTTCCATATGTCTTTTTTCAGTCTCTGTTCATTAATACCTGTCTTACCATTTTACTGGAATTTTATCCCTGAAAAAATCAACAAATACGCAAAAAATAATAAAAGTATACAATTGTGTTAAAATTGTATACTTTTACTAAAACAGATTCTGATAAAAAACAGGAAGTTTTTCCCGCAGGCGCTTTTCATCCATTTCTTCATCCCAGAGGGAGATCCCCACGGCCATGATCCCCGCCGCATGGTACCTGGCCAGCCATTTCAGCGGCATATCCTTGTCAATGTCCGGCTTCATCAGCTTCAGAAGCTTCATGTAATATTGCTCCAGCGTGGTCTGCATCTGCAGTTCCAGAATCTCCCGGTACTTGGTCTGGAAGAGATTACGCAGCGCCCGGCCATATTTCACATAAAAATTCACCAGAGAATCCATGTAATCCTGTCTCCGGTCCGCATGGTCCATCTGAGCGGTCAGCTCCCCGGTGATCTCTTCTGTCATAAAGCTCACCACGTCAAACACACTGCTGAAATGCTTATAGAAGGTGCTCCGGTGGATATCCGCGCTGTCGCAGATCTCCTGCACCCGGATCTTATCCAGCGGCTTCCGGTCCAGGATGTTCATCAGCGTCATCCCGATCTTCCACTTCGTTTTATAAGATTTGTTATAAACCTTGGGTTTCCCGTCACTTCGATTCATTGGTATCTCTCCTGAAGAATTTTCTTCCGTCCGCTACAGTATAGCACATCCGGGAGTGGATGGAAAGGAGGCTCAAGCTGGATTCCGCTTCGCTCCCTCTCGCTTGACGGGCATACGCCCTATAAAGAAAACAAGAGATGGTCTCATTTCTGCAAGCAGAATGACCCCATCTCTTATTTCCTTTGCACTGCCTATTTTTGCACAATATTTATGATCTTCTTCGGAACGTAGATTTCTTTGACGATGGTTCCGGTCAGTTTGTCGGCCACGGCGGCTTTGCCGGCCGCGATGGCGTCTTCCTTGGAGATGTCCGCGGAAATGGAGATCACTGCCCGGGTCTTGCCGTTGATCTGTACCGGCACTTCGATCTCATCATCCCTCATGGCCTCTTCGTCATAGGTGGGCCATCCGGCACGGAATACGCTTCCTTCATGGCCCAGCTGCTCCCAGATCTCCTCTGCGATATGAGGCGCGAAGGGTGACAGGAGAACTGCCATGGTGGACAGGGTCTCTTTGTCGATGCCCCCTTCTTTCTTGGCGATCTCCAGAAGCTTATTGTTGTGCTCCATGAAACCGGAAATAGCGGTGTTCAGGCTGAAGCTCTCCAGACGGGTGGTGATATCGTACACCAGACGGTGGCGCTCCTTGATCATATCTTTGCTCGCCTGGATATCCGCATCCTTGCTGTCCTGAACCAGGTTCCACAGACGCTTCAGGAATCGGTTGACGCCGTCGATCCCCCGGTCGTCCCACTCTGCGTCAAGCTCCGGAGGTCCTACGAACAGCTCGTACATCCGCAGGGAGTCGCAGCCATAATCTCTTACCAGATCATCCGGGGAGACTACATTTCCTTTGGACTTGCTCATCTTGATCCCGTTCTTGCCGGTGATCATACCCTGGTTGAACAGCTTGTGGAAGGGTTCGTCAAAATCCACCACTCCGATGTCGCACAGGAACTTGGTGTAGAACCGCGCGTACAGAAGGTGGAGCACCGCATGCTCTACGCCGCCGATATACATATCTACCGGGAGCATGGCGTCCGCCTTCTCCCTGGAAACCAGTTCTTTATCATTGTGGTTGTCCACATAGCGCAGGAAATACCAGGAGGAACCTGCCCACTGAGGCATGGTGTTGGTCTCCCGCTTGGCGTCCGCCCCGCAGACCGGACACTTGCAGTTCACCCACTCGTCGATGGCCGCCAGCGGAGACTCTCCGGTTCCGGTAGGCTCATAGGACTCTACCTCCGGCAGCCGCAGCGGAAGCTCTTCTTCCGGCACCGGCACATTGCCGCACTTGGGACAGTGGATGATCGGGATGGGCTCGCCCCAGTAACGCTGACGGGAGAATACCCAGTCACGCAGCTTGTAGTTGACGGTGGCGCGGCCAATGCCTTTCTTCTCGATGATATGGGGGCCTTCCTTCTTAAGGACAGAAGACTCCATACCGTTCCACTCGCCGGAATTGATCATGATACCGGAGGCCTCGGTATAGGCTTCCGTCATATTTTCAATCTCCTTCCCATCCTTGGAGATAACCTGGATGATGGGAATTCCAAACTTGGTAGCGAACTCAAAGTCACGGTCGTCGTGAGCCGGCACACACATGATGGCTCCGGTACCGTAATCAGCCAGTACGTAGTCAGACAGCCAGATCGGCACCTTCTCATTGTTCAGCGGATTGATGGCATAGCTTCCCGTGAACACACCGGTCTTCTCCTTGTCCTGCATCCGGTCTACGTTGGACTTCATAGACGCCTCGTAAATGTAGCGTTCCACCGCTTCCCTGGTCTCGTCTGTAGCCAGTTCTTTCGCCAGGGCATGCTCCGGCGCCAGCACCATGAAGGTGGCTCCATACAGGGTGTCCGGACGGGTGGTGTAGACCGTGATCTTGTCTTCTCTTCCCTCCACCGGGAAATCCACTTCCGCGCCATAGGATTTGCCGATCCAGTCGGTCTGCATCTTCTTAACCTTCTCCGGCCAGTCCAGCTTGTCCAGGTCATTTAACAGGCGCTCCGCGTAGGCGGTGATCTTCAGCATCCACTGACGCAGGTTTTTCTTGGTCACCTCCGCGCCGCAGCGCTCACATTTTCCATTGACTACTTCCTCGTTGGCCAGGCCGGTCTTACAGGAAGGACACCAGTTGATGGGGAACTCCTTCTCGTAGGCAAGCCCTTCTTTGAACATCTTCACGAAGATCCACTGGGTCCACTTGTAGTAATCCGGATCCGTGGTATTAACTTCCATATCCCAGTCATAGAGGGCCGCGATCTGATTGATCTGCTCCTTGATATGCTTTACGTTCTCCGCGGTGGAAACTGCCGGGTGCACTCCCATCTTGATGGCGTAGTTCTCCGCCGGAAGTCCGAATGCGTCCCATCCCATGGGATGGATGATGTAGTAGCCCTGCTGCAGCTTATACCGGCTCCACACATCAGAGATCACATAGCCTCTCCAGTGTCCTACATGGAGGCCGTTTCCGGAGGGGTAGGGGAACATATCCAGACAGTAGTATTTCTCCTTGGGATTTCCCTTCTCGTCCACCTTGGGGTTCACCGGGTTCTTCTCCCAGTTCTCCTGCCATTTCTTCTCGATCGCCTTATGATTATAAGGTACTTTTGCCATTTTTTCGCACTCCTCACTTTCTGCTGACATAAAAAAAGCCTTTTCCTCTCCAAAGAGACGAAAAGACCTGATTTCCGTGGTACCACTCTTCTTCACACGGGCCCCTGGTCCATGCGCACTCATTTCCTTCGATAACGGGAAGACCCGCTCCTGCCTACTAAAACGGTTCAGCCGGAGAACTCCGAGGCCAGTTGGGAGACGTCCTGTACTGCCTCGCACCATCCGGCAGCTCTCTTGAAAAGGACCG
This window of the Massilistercora timonensis genome carries:
- a CDS encoding DegV family protein, with the translated sequence MGQIRIITDTASDITRQRAEELDVIVVPISIKFGETEMPMESEEDFHRFFRRLAEEKELPTTSQPSPELYLKEYNEAKEKGEDVLVLTLSSGLSGTINAARLAKDMCGYDRIFIVDTRQAIIPQQMLVEYAVRQRAQGVGAEEIAEKIEDVRDRMVVCGVLDTLTYLRKGGRIPPGFDVLGNVLKIKPVIELKDGILVKLGVARGMRKGKDYLFREYEACEIDEEWPVVTGYTYDRESGEKFRQEVQERYHLAECPLWPVGGVIGTHVGENCLALAFVKKVQG
- a CDS encoding TetR/AcrR family transcriptional regulator, whose protein sequence is MNRSDGKPKVYNKSYKTKWKIGMTLMNILDRKPLDKIRVQEICDSADIHRSTFYKHFSSVFDVVSFMTEEITGELTAQMDHADRRQDYMDSLVNFYVKYGRALRNLFQTKYREILELQMQTTLEQYYMKLLKLMKPDIDKDMPLKWLARYHAAGIMAVGISLWDEEMDEKRLREKLPVFYQNLF
- the leuS gene encoding leucine--tRNA ligase, producing the protein MAKVPYNHKAIEKKWQENWEKNPVNPKVDEKGNPKEKYYCLDMFPYPSGNGLHVGHWRGYVISDVWSRYKLQQGYYIIHPMGWDAFGLPAENYAIKMGVHPAVSTAENVKHIKEQINQIAALYDWDMEVNTTDPDYYKWTQWIFVKMFKEGLAYEKEFPINWCPSCKTGLANEEVVNGKCERCGAEVTKKNLRQWMLKITAYAERLLNDLDKLDWPEKVKKMQTDWIGKSYGAEVDFPVEGREDKITVYTTRPDTLYGATFMVLAPEHALAKELATDETREAVERYIYEASMKSNVDRMQDKEKTGVFTGSYAINPLNNEKVPIWLSDYVLADYGTGAIMCVPAHDDRDFEFATKFGIPIIQVISKDGKEIENMTEAYTEASGIMINSGEWNGMESSVLKKEGPHIIEKKGIGRATVNYKLRDWVFSRQRYWGEPIPIIHCPKCGNVPVPEEELPLRLPEVESYEPTGTGESPLAAIDEWVNCKCPVCGADAKRETNTMPQWAGSSWYFLRYVDNHNDKELVSREKADAMLPVDMYIGGVEHAVLHLLYARFYTKFLCDIGVVDFDEPFHKLFNQGMITGKNGIKMSKSKGNVVSPDDLVRDYGCDSLRMYELFVGPPELDAEWDDRGIDGVNRFLKRLWNLVQDSKDADIQASKDMIKERHRLVYDITTRLESFSLNTAISGFMEHNNKLLEIAKKEGGIDKETLSTMAVLLSPFAPHIAEEIWEQLGHEGSVFRAGWPTYDEEAMRDDEIEVPVQINGKTRAVISISADISKEDAIAAGKAAVADKLTGTIVKEIYVPKKIINIVQK